The Achromobacter deleyi region CCGTGGCGGCGCCCAACAGGAAGCTGCGGCGCCGCATCAGCGGATGACCTTGCGCCAGTCCTCGTCGAAGTAGCGCACGAGCGACTGCTCGTTCAAGCGGTTCGGCGGCATGGCCAGCGCCGGCATGTCGGCGGGGAAGTGGAACAGCTCGCGCGTGGTGACCGGGTCCAGGTAGCGCGTGGCCACGCTGATCTTGTCGGGCGGCGTGTAGTCGCGCCGCTTGCTGGCCAGGATGAAGCCCCAGTCGCCGAAGGACGGCACATAGGTGTGGTACGGCCAGGTGTTCAGGCCGGCTTCCTTCAGAGTGGCGTCCACGCTCCAGAACGAGCGCGGGGCGAAATAGGGCGAGGTGGACTGGATGACCATGTAGCCGTTTTCCGCCAGGTGGCGCGCCATCAGGTGATAGACCGGCACCGAATACAGGCGGCCCAGGCCGAAGTTGGACGGATCGGGAAAGTCCACCACGATGAAGTCATAGACCTCGGCATGCGTTTCCAGCCAGCGGCCGGCGTCATCGTTGATGACCGTGACGCGCGGGTCCTTGAGCGAGCCCTCGTTGAGCTTGACCAGCGGCTCCGAGCGCGAGAACAGGCCCGTCATGGCGGGATCCAGGTCCACCAGCGTGACGTGTTCGATATTCTTGTACTTGAGGATCTCGCGCACGGCCAGGCCGTCGCCACCGCCCAGCACCAGCACATTGCGCGCCCATGGCAGGACCTGCAGGCCGGGATGCACCAGCGCTTCGTGGTAGCGATGTTCGTCGCGCGAGGAGAACTGCAGGTTGCCGTTGATGTACAGGCGCAGGTCGTCGTGCCAGCGTGTCACCGCCAGGCGCTGGTATTGGGTGGTTTCGGCATGGATCACGTCGTCGCCGTAGAGGCCTTTTTCCGCCCAGGTGGTCATGCTGCCCGAGTAGATGAAACCCAGTCCCAGCAGACCGATCACGACGCCGGCGCGCACGGCCTTTTCGCCGGGGCGTCGGACCTCGGCCCGGAACAGCCAGGTGGTCCACAGCGCCACGCTGGCGTTCAGGATGCCGAACAGGAAACTGGTGCGCAGCAGCCCCAGCTTGGGGGCGAGCAGCAGCGGGAACACCAGCGACACCGCCAGCGCACCCAGGTAGTCGAAGGTCAGCACGCGGCTGACGATTTCACGGAATTCCGCCTTGCGCTGGTTGAACACGCGCATCACCAGCGGAATCTCCATGCCGACCATCAGGCCGATGACGAACACGCCCACGTACAGGGCGGCGCGAAAGGGCGCGGCCAGCCACGCGAACACCAGGAACAGGACCGCCGCCGAGACCCCGCCCAGCAAGGCGACCAGCAGTTCCACATCAATGAAGCGATTCAGGACATCTTCGTCTTTTACATATTTTGACAACCATGAGCCGATGCCCATGGCGAACAGATAGCAGCCGATGACGGAAGAGAACTGCAGTATCGAATCGCCCAGCAAATAACTGGCCAGCGCGCTGCTGATGAGCTCATAGCCCAAACCGCAGGAAGCAACGATCAATACCGAAAGGATGAGAACGCGGTCGCGCATGAGGTGTCCGACACGAAAAATGCGTTCGCAGTATATCGAACGCCACGTATATACTGCGCGCAATTGGGAGGGTGGCAATGGGAGACGCAATGCATCCGGCGGTGACCTATCTGATCTATATCGTTTCGGCGCTCGTCATGCTGGGCATTTTCACGGCCGTCTATACAGCCGTCACGCGCTACAGGGAATTCGAGCTGATCCGCGAAGGCAATATCGCCGCCGTGCTGTCCTACGGCGGCGCGCTGGTGGGTTTCAGCTTCACGCTGTGCTCCAGCATCGCCGTGCACGCCAGCTTCCTCATGTTCCTGGCATGGGGCGTGGCCGCCATGCTGGTCCAGATCGTCGTGTATGTGGCGGTGACCCGGGCCATCCGCGGCATGAACGACGCGATCGCGGAAAATAATATCGCCATGGGCGGCCTGATCGGGGCGATTTCCCTGGCGGCCGGCATCGTCAACGCCGCCTGCCTGACCTGAGCCCGGCAGCTGCGCGCAATCCGATCTGACACAGGAGGATTTTCCATGAGTCTCGGTTCATTCATTCGCAAGCAGTTCATCGACATCCTGCAATGGAACGAGGATCGCGACGGCGTGCTCGCCTGGCGCCATCCGATGCAGGATTTCGAAATCCAGTACGGCGCCAGCCTGACCGTGCGGGAATCGCAGATGGCGGTGTTCGTCAACGAAGGCAAGGTGGCCGACGTGTTCGGCCCCGGCATGTACAAGCTGACCACGCAGACCCTGCCGGTACTGACCTACCTGAAGAATTGGGACAAGCTGTTCGAGTCCCCCTTCAAGTCGGACGTGATCTTCTTCAGCACGCGCCTGCAGCTGGGCCGGCGCTGGGGCACGGCGCAACCGGTGACACTGCGCGACAGCGAGTTCGGCATGGTGCGCCTGCGCGCCTTCGGCGTGTACTCGTACCAGATCGCGGATCCCGCCAAGTTCTACCGCGAGATCAGCGGCACGCGCGACGAATACACGGTGGACGATCTGGAAGCGCAGCTGCGCAACATGGTGGTCGCGGCAATGACGACCGCGCTGGGCGGCTCCAAGGTGCCGTTCCTGGACATGGCCGGCAACCAGGGGCTGATGTCGCAAAGCATCAGCGAACAGCTGGCGCCGGTGTTTGACCGCTATGGCGTCAGGCTGGACAACTTCACGGTCGAAAACGTGTCGTTGCCGGAAGAACTGCAGAAGGCGCTGGATACCCGGATCTCGATGGGCATGGCCGGCGACCTGGGCAAGTTCACCCAGTACCAGACCGCCACGTCGATTCCCCTGGCCGCGCAGAACGAGGGCGGCATCGCCGGCATAGGCGCAGGCCTGGCCGCGGGCGCCGCCTTGGGGCAGACCATGGCGCAGGGACTGGGCGCCGCGGCGCAAGGCCAGCCGCAGCAGCCGCCCCAGCAGCCGCAACCGGCCCCGAGCGCGCCGGCTGCGGATCCCGTGCAGCGCCTGCAGCAATTGAAGGAACTGCTGGACAAGGGGCTGATCAACGCCGCGGACTACGATTCGGCCAAGGCCGAAGTGCTGAAGAAACTCACCAGCTAAGGCCCCATGCAGCAGGTTCTGTGTCCGCAGTGCGGCGCTCCCGTCAAGTTCACGTCCGCGGCCTCCGTCATGGCGGTCTGCGGCGCGTGCCGCAGCACCTTGCTGAAAGACGCGGAATCGGTCAGGCGCATCGGCGAAATGGCGGAGGTCCTGGAGGACTATTCGCCCTTGTGCCTGGGCGCGGCGGGCACCCACGACGGCAAGCGCTTCGACGTCATCGGCCGCATCCAGCTCCGGTTTGACGACGGCTTCTGGAACGAGTGGTACCTGTGGTTCGAGGACGGTTCCGACGGCTGGCTGTCGGACGCGTCGGGCCAATACGCCGTTACCCGGCGCCGCAAAGTCAAGACCACGCAGGGCATGCCGGCGTTTGAAGACATCGCGCCGGGCGATGAACTGAAGCTCGACGGCCAGCGCTTCGTGGCGGCCGACGTGCGCGCCTGCCTGGCCGGGGGCGCGCAGGGCGAACTGCCCTTCGTACCCGGCGACGGCTGGCAGGCCAAGGTGGCGGACTACCGCAGCCTGGACGCCTTCCTGACGCTGGATTTCTCCGACGGGCCGCAACCCGAGCTCTATATCGGGAAAGCCTTCGACCTGTCCGCCATGCAGGCGGGGTCGCTGCGCACCAACGAGCAGGTGGAAGAAACCGCCGGCCGCTTCCGTGGCCAGATCAAGGCGCTGGACTGCCCGAACTGCGGAGGCCCGATATCCTTCGTGGCCGCGATGGCCACGCATGTGGTCTGCCCGTCGTGCGCGGCGGCGGTCGATTGTTCCGGCCCCACGGCCGAAGTCATCGGGAAAGCGCACAAGGTCAAGGCGATCAAGACCACGCTGCCGCTGGGCGCGGTCGCCAAGATCGACGGCGCGAGCTACACCCTGATCGGCCTGATGAAGTGCGCCGACCCCGACCCCGAAGAGCCGTCGGACTGGATCGAGTACTTGCTGTTCAATCCGGCCAAGGGGTTCATCTGGCTGGTGGAAACGGACGAGGGCTGGGAGCGCGTGCAGGTCTGCGATACCTGGCCCAGCCACAACAACGCCACCAGCGTGCGCTGGCGGAACAATCTGTACCAGAAACTCTACGACTACACGTCGCGGGTGGAAGTGCCGCTGGGCGCCTTCAACTGGCGCGTCAAGGCAGGCGACAGCACCCGGATCACCGATTACAAGGCCGGCAACCTGAAACTGACCCGCGAGCTGGGCGAAGCCGAGCTCGGCTGGTCGGCCTCCGGGCCGGTGGCGCCGGCGAAACTGGCCGAATGGTTCGGCGACCCCGAGCTGGCCAAGCAGAAGGCGATGCCCTCCAGCGGCAAGCGGGGCGGTTACCGCAAGTGGGCCTGGACCGCGATGATCGCGATGGCCTTCCTGAACCTCGGCAACATCTTCAGCGGCCGCTTCATCCCCATCCTGATCGGGATGGCGTTCCTTTGGCTGCCGGCCACGCTGGCGGACAAACTTTCCAGTAAGGACGAATAGCGAGATGGGCAAGTTCCTGTATGCCATCTATGCCGTGGTGGTCGTGCTGGCCACCACTGGGGCAAGTTCGCCCGGCGCGCGCATTGCCAGCGGCGTGGGCAGCAGCAGTAGCAGCAGCTGGGGCAGCAGTTCGTCGGGCGGTTCGGGCTGGTCGTCGGGCGGATCCCACAAGTGACCGTGCATGCCACACCGGGTCGCCACGTGCTGGCGGACTTCCGCGGCGTGCCGGCAGCCCGGCTGACCGACGCAGAGGCGCTGGAGCGGCAGATGACCGACGCCGCGCGCGCGGCGGGCGCCCAGGTGCTGAGCGCCCATTTCCACCATTTCGGCGCGGGCGCCGGGGTGACCGGCGTGGTCATGCTGAGCGAGTCCCACATCAGCATCCATTCCTGGCCTGAACACCAGTTCGCGGCGCTGGACATCTTCATGTGCGGCGCGGCCCGGCCCGAGCTGGCGCTGGACTTTCTGCGGGCGGCGCTGTCCCCCGAATCGGTCCAGGTCACCACGGTGGCGCGCGGCTGAAACCGGCCGCGGTTTCCTCCTTGATATTTCGCAAAGCGCTCCCGGGCGCTAAATTGACTGGCGTTATATACCTCTATATATTTCGTTACTGATTCAGCGATTTCCTTCAGGAGAAGAGAATGTTCCACAAACGTCCGATCATGGCGCTGTCCCTGGCGCTGGCCGCCACCTGGGGCGCCAGCGCCCATGCCGGCGACCTGGTGGTATCGGCTGCCGCCAGCCTGACCAACGCATTCAAGGAAGTCGCCCAGGGCTACGAGAAAGAGCATGCCGGCACCAAGGTGATCCTGAACTTCGGCGCATCCGATGTGCTGCTGCAGCAGATCGTGAAGGGCGCGCCCGCCGACGTCTTCGCGTCCGCCGACCAGAAGGCAATGGACAAGGCCGTCGAGGAAAAGGCCGTCAAGCCCGCCTCGCGCGTGGACTTTGCCGCCAACCAGGTCGTGCTGATCGTTCCGGTGGACAGCAAGGCCAACATCACCGCGCTGAAGGACCTGACGCGCGACGACATCAAGCGCATCGCCTACGGCAATCCGGCCTCGGTGCCGGTGGGCCGCTACACGCAGGGCGCCTTGCAGGCGGCCGGACTGTGGGACGCCGTGCAGGCCAAGAGCGTGCTGGCGCAGAACGTGCGCCAGAGCCTGGACTATGTTTCGCGCGGCGAAGTCGATGCGGGCTTCGTGTTCGCGACCGACGCTGCCATCATGCCCGACAAGGTCAAGGTCGCCGTGCGCGTGCCGTCGCAAACGCCGGTGACCTATCCCATCGCCGTGACCACGCGCGAAGCCGCCGCCAAGGAAGCCGAGAGCTTTGTCGCTTACGTAATGTCGCCCGCCGGTCAGGCGATACTGTCGCGTTACGGCTTTCAAAAGCCCTGAGCCCCTGTTCAAGCGTAGGCATTGATGAGTGATCCGGTTTGGGTGCCCCTGCTGCTTTCCTTGAAAGTGGCGGGCTGGGCAACGCTATTGGCCGCCGTGGCCGGCACGGGGGCGGCCTATGGCCTGTCGCGCTGGCGCTGGCCGGGGCGCGACCTGCTGGACGCCATCCTGACCTTGCCGCTGGTGCTGCCGCCTACCGTGCTGGGCTATTACCTGCTGGTGCTGCTGGGCCGGCGCGGCATCATCGGCGAAACGCTGGCGGGCTGGGGCATCGAGCTGGTCTTCACCTGGCAGGGCGCCGTGATCGCGGCGTCCGTCGTGGCGTTTCCGCTGGTGTTCAAGTCGGCGCGCGCCGCCTTTGAAAACGTGGACAGCCAGCTGGAGAACGCGGCCCGGGTGCTGGGCGTGGGCGAGGCCGGCGTGTTCTTCCGCGTGACCTTGCCCCTGGCCGCCCGCGGCATCGCCGCCGGCGTGCTGCTGGCATTCGCGCGGGCGCTGGGCGAATTCGGCGCCACGCTGATGATCGCCGGCAATTTGCCGGGTCGCACGCAGACCTTGTCGGTCGCCATCTACGAAGCCGTGCAGGCGGGAGACGATTCCACCGCCAACATGCTGGTGCTGGTCACGTCCGTGACCTGCATCGTGGTGCTGCTGGTGGCGGGCAAGCTGGTGCCCATCGGCGCGGGCCAGCGCAACGGAGGCGGACGATGAGCGTCGGCATCCAGGTCAGCAAGCGGATGGTATCGGGCGACCGGCATTTCGAGCTGGACGTGGCGTTCACGTCGTCGTCCAAGCGCATTGCCTTGTTCGGGCCATCGGGCGCGGGCAAGAGCCTGACCTTGCGGGCGGTGGCCGGGCTGTTGCGTCCGGACGCGGGCCGCATCGAGATCAATGGCCGGGTGCTGTTCGACGGGCAGGCCGGAATCTGCCTGCCCACCCAATCGCGCCGCGTGGCCTACCTGTTCCAGGACTA contains the following coding sequences:
- a CDS encoding polyamine aminopropyltransferase, with the translated sequence MRDRVLILSVLIVASCGLGYELISSALASYLLGDSILQFSSVIGCYLFAMGIGSWLSKYVKDEDVLNRFIDVELLVALLGGVSAAVLFLVFAWLAAPFRAALYVGVFVIGLMVGMEIPLVMRVFNQRKAEFREIVSRVLTFDYLGALAVSLVFPLLLAPKLGLLRTSFLFGILNASVALWTTWLFRAEVRRPGEKAVRAGVVIGLLGLGFIYSGSMTTWAEKGLYGDDVIHAETTQYQRLAVTRWHDDLRLYINGNLQFSSRDEHRYHEALVHPGLQVLPWARNVLVLGGGDGLAVREILKYKNIEHVTLVDLDPAMTGLFSRSEPLVKLNEGSLKDPRVTVINDDAGRWLETHAEVYDFIVVDFPDPSNFGLGRLYSVPVYHLMARHLAENGYMVIQSTSPYFAPRSFWSVDATLKEAGLNTWPYHTYVPSFGDWGFILASKRRDYTPPDKISVATRYLDPVTTRELFHFPADMPALAMPPNRLNEQSLVRYFDEDWRKVIR
- a CDS encoding DUF350 domain-containing protein, with the protein product MHPAVTYLIYIVSALVMLGIFTAVYTAVTRYREFELIREGNIAAVLSYGGALVGFSFTLCSSIAVHASFLMFLAWGVAAMLVQIVVYVAVTRAIRGMNDAIAENNIAMGGLIGAISLAAGIVNAACLT
- a CDS encoding SPFH domain-containing protein, with protein sequence MSLGSFIRKQFIDILQWNEDRDGVLAWRHPMQDFEIQYGASLTVRESQMAVFVNEGKVADVFGPGMYKLTTQTLPVLTYLKNWDKLFESPFKSDVIFFSTRLQLGRRWGTAQPVTLRDSEFGMVRLRAFGVYSYQIADPAKFYREISGTRDEYTVDDLEAQLRNMVVAAMTTALGGSKVPFLDMAGNQGLMSQSISEQLAPVFDRYGVRLDNFTVENVSLPEELQKALDTRISMGMAGDLGKFTQYQTATSIPLAAQNEGGIAGIGAGLAAGAALGQTMAQGLGAAAQGQPQQPPQQPQPAPSAPAADPVQRLQQLKELLDKGLINAADYDSAKAEVLKKLTS
- a CDS encoding DUF4178 domain-containing protein, producing the protein MQQVLCPQCGAPVKFTSAASVMAVCGACRSTLLKDAESVRRIGEMAEVLEDYSPLCLGAAGTHDGKRFDVIGRIQLRFDDGFWNEWYLWFEDGSDGWLSDASGQYAVTRRRKVKTTQGMPAFEDIAPGDELKLDGQRFVAADVRACLAGGAQGELPFVPGDGWQAKVADYRSLDAFLTLDFSDGPQPELYIGKAFDLSAMQAGSLRTNEQVEETAGRFRGQIKALDCPNCGGPISFVAAMATHVVCPSCAAAVDCSGPTAEVIGKAHKVKAIKTTLPLGAVAKIDGASYTLIGLMKCADPDPEEPSDWIEYLLFNPAKGFIWLVETDEGWERVQVCDTWPSHNNATSVRWRNNLYQKLYDYTSRVEVPLGAFNWRVKAGDSTRITDYKAGNLKLTRELGEAELGWSASGPVAPAKLAEWFGDPELAKQKAMPSSGKRGGYRKWAWTAMIAMAFLNLGNIFSGRFIPILIGMAFLWLPATLADKLSSKDE
- the speD gene encoding adenosylmethionine decarboxylase, which codes for MTVHATPGRHVLADFRGVPAARLTDAEALERQMTDAARAAGAQVLSAHFHHFGAGAGVTGVVMLSESHISIHSWPEHQFAALDIFMCGAARPELALDFLRAALSPESVQVTTVARG
- the modA gene encoding molybdate ABC transporter substrate-binding protein — protein: MFHKRPIMALSLALAATWGASAHAGDLVVSAAASLTNAFKEVAQGYEKEHAGTKVILNFGASDVLLQQIVKGAPADVFASADQKAMDKAVEEKAVKPASRVDFAANQVVLIVPVDSKANITALKDLTRDDIKRIAYGNPASVPVGRYTQGALQAAGLWDAVQAKSVLAQNVRQSLDYVSRGEVDAGFVFATDAAIMPDKVKVAVRVPSQTPVTYPIAVTTREAAAKEAESFVAYVMSPAGQAILSRYGFQKP
- the modB gene encoding molybdate ABC transporter permease subunit; this encodes MSDPVWVPLLLSLKVAGWATLLAAVAGTGAAYGLSRWRWPGRDLLDAILTLPLVLPPTVLGYYLLVLLGRRGIIGETLAGWGIELVFTWQGAVIAASVVAFPLVFKSARAAFENVDSQLENAARVLGVGEAGVFFRVTLPLAARGIAAGVLLAFARALGEFGATLMIAGNLPGRTQTLSVAIYEAVQAGDDSTANMLVLVTSVTCIVVLLVAGKLVPIGAGQRNGGGR